One Sodalinema gerasimenkoae IPPAS B-353 DNA segment encodes these proteins:
- a CDS encoding iron uptake porin, giving the protein MTHSTSFLFRFSPALLAMLLLSWATDVMAKDANSLGQNGETITPTLTKGLDDEATPAHLSQVMTVDEFSLGTRQSSLDQVTSVSQLSDVQPTDWAFQALQSLVERYGCIAGYPDGTFRGNNFMTRYEFAAGLNACLDQIVAIVGGGDTLDPSDLATIRRLQEEFAAELATLRGRVDGLEARTAELEANQFSTTTKLSGEAIFAISDTFGNAIGAGEDLTQTQFAYRTRLNFDASFTGRDRLRVRLQDRNINDFRGGLTGTNMTRLGFAGNTGGVVVDDFYYRFPLGDNFRGYIGGKFDADDVANLFSPQASSGGGAISRFGRYNPLFRLASGAGAAVQGRFGDFGLDVGYLAGNANNPERQNGLFNGEHGAFANLTYALGNNVDLGVSYHRNYFPGGEVSLAGGTGSSRAGNPFAADVAASSDSLGGQFRLGLGAIDLSGWIGFTWANAQSNGSGFEEGDKADVINYALALTAPDLGGAGNLAGLVVGVPPQATRIQRSDPALLGREDTDTSLHIEAFYRYRLNDNIAITPGFFVITNPEHNSNNDAQWVGTLRTTFSF; this is encoded by the coding sequence GTGACCCATTCAACAAGTTTTCTGTTCCGGTTTTCCCCGGCTCTATTGGCAATGTTGCTACTGTCTTGGGCAACCGATGTGATGGCCAAAGATGCCAATTCCCTAGGGCAGAATGGAGAAACTATCACCCCAACCCTGACAAAAGGGTTGGATGATGAGGCGACCCCTGCTCATCTGTCTCAAGTTATGACGGTGGATGAGTTCTCTTTGGGGACTCGTCAGTCCTCCCTCGATCAAGTGACCTCCGTCTCGCAACTATCGGATGTGCAGCCGACTGACTGGGCATTTCAGGCGTTGCAGTCTCTGGTTGAACGCTACGGCTGTATCGCTGGCTATCCCGACGGAACTTTCCGGGGCAACAACTTCATGACCCGGTATGAGTTTGCCGCTGGTCTCAATGCTTGTTTAGATCAGATTGTGGCTATTGTTGGCGGGGGCGATACCCTCGATCCCAGTGATTTAGCCACCATTCGTCGCTTACAAGAAGAATTTGCGGCGGAGTTAGCCACTCTACGGGGTCGGGTGGATGGCTTGGAGGCCCGCACCGCTGAACTGGAAGCCAATCAGTTCTCCACGACAACCAAACTGAGTGGGGAGGCCATTTTCGCTATCTCCGATACCTTTGGCAATGCCATTGGTGCCGGTGAGGATCTCACGCAAACTCAATTCGCCTATCGGACTCGCCTTAACTTTGATGCCAGTTTTACGGGCCGCGATCGCCTACGGGTTCGCCTGCAAGACCGCAATATCAATGACTTCCGAGGCGGCCTCACCGGCACTAACATGACCCGCCTGGGATTTGCGGGCAATACCGGCGGGGTTGTCGTCGATGACTTCTATTATCGTTTCCCCCTCGGTGATAACTTCCGAGGCTATATCGGCGGTAAATTTGACGCGGATGATGTTGCCAATCTGTTCTCCCCTCAAGCCAGTAGTGGTGGCGGGGCCATCTCCCGTTTTGGACGCTACAATCCCCTATTCCGTCTAGCTTCTGGTGCAGGTGCTGCCGTTCAAGGCCGCTTTGGTGATTTTGGCTTAGATGTAGGGTATCTTGCCGGCAATGCCAATAATCCTGAACGCCAAAATGGTCTCTTTAATGGTGAACATGGAGCGTTTGCCAACTTAACCTATGCCTTGGGAAATAACGTTGATTTAGGGGTCTCCTATCACCGCAACTATTTCCCCGGTGGTGAGGTGAGTCTCGCCGGTGGAACAGGTAGTAGTCGCGCCGGTAATCCCTTCGCCGCTGATGTAGCCGCGTCGTCGGATTCTCTGGGAGGCCAGTTCCGGCTGGGATTGGGGGCGATTGATTTGTCCGGTTGGATTGGCTTCACTTGGGCCAATGCTCAAAGTAATGGCAGTGGCTTTGAGGAGGGTGATAAAGCCGATGTCATCAACTATGCTCTGGCACTGACTGCACCCGACTTGGGCGGTGCGGGTAATCTGGCTGGCTTGGTTGTGGGGGTTCCCCCTCAAGCCACCCGGATTCAACGCTCAGATCCGGCTCTGCTGGGACGGGAAGATACGGATACGTCGTTGCACATTGAGGCCTTCTATCGCTATCGCCTCAATGACAATATCGCGATTACCCCCGGCTTCTTTGTAATCACCAACCCGGAACACAACAGCAATAACGATGCTCAGTGGGTCGGGACTCTGCGCACAACCTTCAGTTTTTAG
- a CDS encoding iron uptake porin: MSNLWWSALTGSASLLSLLTLSNVAHGQQLSVEELSLPDSSRSLDQVTSVSQLSDVQPTDWAFQALQSLVERYGCIAGYPDGTFRGNNFMTRFEFAAGLNACLDQIVAIVGGGDTLDPSDLATIRRLQEEFAAELATLRGRVDGLEARTAELEANQFSTTTKLNGEVIFALSDTFGAAVGESSGDPTQTQFGYRARLNFDASFTGRDRLRVRLQDRNLVNFGTGNTGTNMTRLGFAGTTDGVELARLAYRFPITDNIRGYLSGTGLSAENISDAISPIASGGAGALSRFGRYNPVFRLSSGAGVGLQASFGDLGLDLGYLAGNANNPTPGNGFFNGEQGVFANVTYSPSNNFNLGVFYDRHHFPGGQVNLSGSTGSRRATNPFGSDVAVGADTLGSQFRLGLGAIDLSGWVGFTWANAQNNGNGFESGDRAEVINYALALTAPDLGGPGNLAGLVVGVPPQATRVQRSDPALLGQEDTDTSLHIEAFYRYRLSDNIAITPGFFVVTNPEHNSNNEAQWVGTIRTTFSF, translated from the coding sequence GTGTCTAATTTGTGGTGGAGCGCCCTAACGGGAAGTGCCAGTCTTTTAAGTCTCCTGACCCTGTCTAACGTTGCCCATGGTCAGCAACTCTCAGTCGAGGAGTTGAGTCTCCCCGATTCGTCGCGGTCGTTAGACCAGGTCACATCCGTCTCGCAGCTTTCCGATGTGCAGCCGACGGACTGGGCGTTTCAGGCGTTACAGTCTTTGGTAGAACGCTATGGTTGTATCGCCGGTTATCCTGATGGAACCTTCCGGGGCAACAACTTCATGACTCGTTTTGAGTTTGCTGCCGGTCTGAATGCCTGTTTGGATCAGATTGTGGCCATTGTGGGTGGAGGGGATACTCTCGATCCGAGTGATTTAGCAACGATTCGCCGCTTACAGGAAGAATTTGCCGCTGAATTGGCCACTCTGCGGGGCCGAGTCGATGGCTTGGAGGCCCGCACCGCTGAACTCGAAGCCAATCAATTCTCTACGACCACCAAACTAAATGGTGAAGTTATTTTCGCCCTCTCGGATACCTTTGGTGCTGCTGTTGGGGAGTCCAGTGGTGACCCAACTCAAACTCAATTTGGTTATCGGGCCCGGCTCAACTTTGATGCTAGTTTCACGGGCCGCGATCGCCTGCGGGTCCGTCTACAAGACCGCAACTTGGTCAACTTTGGCACCGGGAACACCGGCACCAACATGACGCGTCTGGGCTTTGCTGGAACTACTGATGGCGTTGAGTTAGCGCGTCTGGCTTATCGTTTCCCCATCACAGATAACATCCGAGGCTATCTCTCGGGAACGGGTCTGAGTGCGGAGAATATCTCCGATGCCATTTCACCCATCGCCAGTGGTGGTGCTGGGGCCCTTTCTCGCTTTGGTCGCTACAACCCCGTGTTCCGTCTTAGTAGCGGTGCAGGTGTGGGATTACAGGCGAGTTTTGGAGATTTGGGGCTGGATTTAGGCTATCTGGCTGGAAATGCCAATAACCCGACTCCTGGAAATGGTTTCTTCAACGGCGAGCAGGGGGTTTTTGCGAACGTCACCTACTCCCCCTCCAATAACTTCAATCTTGGGGTCTTTTATGACCGCCATCACTTCCCCGGTGGACAGGTAAACCTCTCGGGTAGTACGGGGAGCCGTCGTGCCACGAATCCCTTTGGGAGTGATGTGGCGGTGGGGGCTGATACCTTGGGAAGTCAGTTCCGTTTAGGACTTGGGGCAATCGACCTATCCGGTTGGGTTGGCTTTACTTGGGCCAATGCTCAAAATAATGGTAATGGCTTTGAGTCGGGCGATCGCGCTGAAGTCATTAACTACGCTCTGGCCCTGACGGCCCCGGATTTAGGCGGTCCAGGAAATCTAGCTGGTTTGGTGGTCGGGGTTCCCCCTCAAGCGACGCGGGTTCAACGCTCAGATCCGGCTCTGCTGGGACAAGAGGATACGGATACCTCGTTACACATTGAGGCCTTCTATCGCTATCGCCTCAGCGACAACATTGCCATTACCCCTGGGTTCTTCGTGGTCACGAACCCAGAACATAACAGCAATAACGAAGCTCAATGGGTCGGGACTATTCGGACGACCTTTAGTTTCTAA
- a CDS encoding homoserine dehydrogenase gives MTYKVGILGLGTVGTGTAQILTDPSGRHPLLTELEIAQVGVRSLDKPRAVDLPSSIFTTDLEAIVSNPDLDIIVELIGGVEPARSLILKAIAHGKHIVTANKAVISRHGDEIFDAANAKGVYVMLEAAVGGGIPVIQPLKQALGVNRIKRVTGIVNGTTNYILTRMKNEGADFADVLADAQRLGYAEADPTADVDGLDAADKIAILASLAFGGRIRLEDVHCEGIRHISSTEIDYAEKLGFIIKLLAIAQEDIPENSNDGTPQKLSLKVHPTLLPKSHPLASVDGVFNAILVEGEPLGQVMFFGPGAGAGATASAVVSDILNIAAILKTETEPIPHPLLSCTHQHFCAIAPMEDSVTRFYVRVKTQDSSGVIGQLGTCFGNHDVSLESIVQIGLSDQLAEIVLVTHHVREGDFRAALASISQLEAVAEIPSVIRVW, from the coding sequence GTGACATATAAAGTCGGTATACTCGGATTAGGTACAGTTGGCACAGGAACGGCACAAATCCTAACAGACCCCTCAGGCCGTCATCCCCTCCTCACAGAGTTGGAGATTGCTCAAGTGGGGGTGCGATCGCTCGATAAACCCCGAGCAGTGGACTTACCCAGTTCGATCTTCACCACAGACTTAGAGGCGATCGTCAGTAACCCTGACCTGGATATTATTGTCGAACTCATTGGCGGGGTTGAACCGGCGCGATCGCTCATCCTCAAGGCGATCGCCCACGGAAAGCATATCGTCACCGCCAACAAAGCCGTCATTTCCCGTCATGGCGATGAAATCTTCGACGCCGCCAACGCTAAAGGCGTGTACGTGATGCTCGAAGCCGCTGTCGGTGGTGGCATTCCCGTGATTCAACCCCTCAAACAAGCCTTGGGGGTCAATCGCATCAAACGAGTCACCGGGATTGTCAACGGAACCACCAACTATATCCTCACCCGCATGAAAAATGAGGGAGCGGACTTTGCGGACGTTCTCGCTGATGCACAACGGCTCGGCTATGCGGAGGCTGACCCCACCGCTGATGTAGATGGCCTCGATGCGGCTGATAAAATTGCCATCTTGGCCTCGTTAGCCTTTGGCGGCCGCATTCGCCTAGAGGATGTTCATTGCGAGGGAATTCGTCACATTAGTTCCACGGAAATCGACTACGCCGAAAAACTGGGTTTTATTATTAAACTCTTGGCGATCGCCCAAGAAGACATCCCGGAAAACAGTAACGATGGAACTCCTCAAAAACTCTCCCTAAAAGTCCATCCCACCCTACTCCCTAAATCCCATCCCTTGGCCAGTGTTGATGGTGTGTTTAATGCCATCTTGGTTGAAGGGGAACCCCTCGGACAAGTGATGTTCTTTGGTCCAGGGGCCGGGGCCGGGGCCACCGCCAGTGCTGTGGTCTCCGATATCCTCAATATCGCCGCCATCCTGAAAACCGAAACCGAGCCAATTCCTCATCCCCTCCTCAGTTGCACTCACCAACATTTCTGTGCGATCGCCCCCATGGAGGACTCGGTGACACGCTTCTATGTCCGAGTCAAAACTCAAGATTCTTCAGGGGTGATTGGTCAACTAGGAACCTGTTTTGGCAATCATGACGTGAGTTTAGAATCCATTGTTCAGATTGGTTTGAGCGACCAGTTAGCTGAAATTGTCCTGGTGACCCATCATGTCCGTGAAGGAGATTTCCGGGCCGCCTTAGCCAGTATCTCCCAACTCGAAGCCGTGGCGGAAATTCCCAGCGTCATTCGGGTTTGGTAG
- a CDS encoding RNA-guided endonuclease InsQ/TnpB family protein, which produces MLVLEFKIKGKPHQYAAIDEAIRTAQFVRNKALRYWMDTPGVNKYDLNKYCRVLAREYDFARELNSTARQASAERAWSAISRFFENCRQSVPGKKGYPRFKKNSRSVEYKTSGWKLLDPKHIVFTDKKNVGRLKLVGTWDLAFYGIEQIKRVRLVRRADGYYAQFCVKVEVREELKPSGNTVGLDVGLLEFYTDSNGECEPNPRFYRNAEKKLKRAHRRVSKKQKGSANRKKAVNRLRRVHLKISRQREEHAKKLARCVIRSNDLVAYENLRIKNLVRNHCLAKSIHDAGWYQFRKWLEHFGVKFGKITVAVNPAYTSQKCSSCGTVVQKSLSTRTHVCQCGCELDRDHNAAVNILNAALSTVGHTGTWVDDPNASGDLTATLAGANLSGQVGSLKEESPRL; this is translated from the coding sequence ATGCTTGTTCTTGAGTTCAAAATCAAAGGGAAGCCCCACCAATACGCGGCGATTGACGAAGCGATCCGAACCGCACAGTTCGTTCGCAACAAGGCACTGCGCTATTGGATGGATACCCCTGGGGTCAACAAATACGACCTCAATAAGTACTGTCGGGTACTCGCCCGAGAGTATGATTTTGCTAGAGAACTCAACAGCACGGCTCGTCAAGCTTCAGCAGAACGTGCTTGGTCGGCAATTTCTCGATTTTTCGAGAACTGTCGCCAGTCTGTTCCTGGCAAGAAAGGATATCCCAGGTTCAAGAAAAACAGTCGTTCTGTCGAGTACAAAACTTCCGGTTGGAAGTTACTCGACCCCAAACACATTGTCTTTACCGACAAGAAGAATGTCGGGCGACTGAAGCTAGTTGGAACCTGGGATTTGGCATTTTACGGTATCGAACAAATCAAGCGGGTTCGACTGGTTCGCAGAGCCGATGGCTATTACGCTCAGTTCTGCGTCAAAGTAGAGGTTCGAGAAGAACTCAAACCGTCAGGAAATACCGTGGGTTTAGATGTCGGACTCCTTGAGTTCTACACCGATTCCAACGGGGAGTGCGAACCGAACCCGAGGTTTTACCGAAACGCCGAGAAAAAGCTGAAACGCGCTCACCGAAGGGTGAGCAAAAAACAGAAAGGCTCTGCTAACCGAAAAAAAGCCGTCAATCGACTCAGACGAGTACACCTCAAAATAAGTCGGCAACGTGAGGAACACGCCAAGAAACTGGCGCGTTGCGTAATCCGATCTAACGATTTGGTAGCCTACGAAAATTTGAGGATTAAGAATCTGGTGAGAAACCACTGTCTCGCCAAGTCGATTCACGATGCTGGTTGGTATCAATTTAGGAAATGGTTGGAGCATTTTGGAGTGAAATTCGGCAAGATTACCGTGGCGGTGAATCCTGCCTATACCTCTCAAAAATGCTCGAGTTGCGGCACGGTGGTCCAGAAAAGTCTTTCGACTCGAACTCACGTTTGTCAGTGTGGGTGCGAGTTGGATAGAGACCACAACGCAGCCGTCAACATTCTGAATGCTGCCTTAAGTACGGTAGGGCATACCGGAACTTGGGTCGATGACCCAAACGCTTCTGGAGATTTGACCGCTACTTTGGCTGGTGCAAACCTGTCAGGGCAAGTCGGATCGTTGAAGGAAGAATCCCCACGCCTTTAG
- a CDS encoding peptidoglycan-binding domain-containing protein, translating into MKLLLNATVLSRSFSTAMMMATVLVVSAPSWGRPHPQPDNQLAQQSRDLNVSRPLLRIGSNGSEVRELQAILQLMGFYGGTVNGEYGEQTARAVSAFQEAAGIEVDGVVGGQTWSRLFPPLPLGGVARPVDDPVNLDSAPVSSNQWLPSPEANGTALSGSSLSTPPSRNLPLLSRGAEGSAVVELQLLLQDLGIYQGEIDGIYAGATITAVERFQSRSGLTVDGVVGPMTWNALLGY; encoded by the coding sequence GTGAAGCTCTTGTTAAACGCCACTGTTCTTTCTCGGAGTTTCTCGACGGCGATGATGATGGCCACCGTCCTGGTTGTGTCTGCCCCAAGCTGGGGCCGTCCTCACCCCCAGCCGGACAACCAACTCGCTCAACAGTCCCGAGATCTCAATGTCTCTCGTCCATTGTTACGGATTGGCAGCAATGGGTCTGAGGTGCGGGAACTCCAGGCAATTTTACAACTGATGGGGTTTTATGGCGGTACAGTCAATGGGGAGTATGGAGAACAGACCGCTAGAGCTGTCTCAGCCTTCCAGGAAGCTGCCGGAATTGAGGTAGATGGCGTGGTTGGGGGCCAGACCTGGAGTCGGCTGTTTCCGCCCCTACCGCTCGGGGGAGTGGCCAGGCCAGTTGATGACCCCGTTAATCTAGACTCAGCACCCGTCAGTTCGAATCAATGGCTACCTAGTCCTGAAGCGAATGGTACGGCCTTATCGGGGAGTTCCCTGTCGACTCCCCCGAGTCGTAATTTACCGCTGTTGTCACGGGGGGCTGAGGGGTCAGCGGTGGTTGAACTACAACTACTTTTACAGGATTTGGGGATCTATCAGGGTGAAATTGATGGCATCTATGCAGGGGCGACTATCACCGCTGTGGAACGGTTCCAATCCCGTTCAGGGCTGACGGTTGATGGGGTGGTGGGACCGATGACGTGGAATGCGTTGTTGGGGTATTGA
- a CDS encoding M67 family metallopeptidase has translation MSREQLREIGRHGERTYPHECCGLLLGTYDERQARVMEVWPAENAWDESAAVQFEEVEDWNTQERRYTIAPELMLAAQKTARHRQWRILGIYHSHPNHEAVPSECDRQWAWPEYYYLIVSVRDGVAGDSRCWRLDEDHRFQGVPLQLDSAGDA, from the coding sequence ATGTCTCGGGAGCAGTTGCGGGAGATTGGCCGTCATGGGGAAAGGACTTATCCTCATGAATGCTGTGGCCTGCTGTTGGGAACTTATGATGAACGACAGGCTCGGGTAATGGAGGTTTGGCCGGCTGAGAATGCTTGGGATGAGTCGGCGGCGGTTCAGTTTGAGGAGGTTGAGGATTGGAATACTCAGGAACGTCGCTATACGATTGCCCCAGAACTGATGTTGGCGGCTCAGAAGACGGCCCGTCATCGCCAATGGCGGATTTTGGGGATTTATCACTCCCACCCCAATCATGAGGCGGTTCCTTCGGAGTGCGATCGCCAGTGGGCTTGGCCCGAGTATTATTATTTGATTGTTTCTGTCCGCGATGGGGTGGCTGGGGACAGTCGCTGCTGGCGGTTAGATGAGGACCATCGGTTTCAAGGGGTTCCCTTGCAGCTCGACTCAGCCGGAGATGCTTAA
- the moeB gene encoding molybdopterin-synthase adenylyltransferase MoeB has translation MLNPNLEQIQLTNADYERYSRHLILPEVGLEGQKRLKAAKVLCIGTGGLGSPLLLYLAAAGIGTLGIVDFDVVDNSNLQRQVIHGTSWVGKPKIESAKTRIHEINPDCQVNLYETRLSSENALEIIEPYDIVVDGTDNFPTRYLVNDACVLLNKPNVYGSIFRFEGQATVFNYEGGPNYRDLYPEPPPPGMVPSCAEGGVLGILPGMIGVIQATETLKIILGRGTTLSGRLLLYNSLEMSFRELKLRPNPERPKIDKLIDYEQFCGIPQAKAEENKQKMDLQEMTVSELKSLMDSGSDDFVLVDVRNPNEYEIGKIDGSTLVPLPEIEDGKGVETIKSMLDGKRLIAHCKLGGRSAKALSILKEAGIEGINLKGGIAAWSEEIDASVPKY, from the coding sequence ATGCTCAATCCAAACTTAGAGCAAATTCAACTGACCAATGCGGACTATGAACGCTATTCTCGCCATCTAATCCTGCCTGAAGTGGGCCTAGAAGGGCAGAAGCGTCTGAAAGCTGCCAAAGTTCTCTGTATCGGCACGGGCGGACTCGGTTCTCCGTTGTTACTCTATCTGGCGGCGGCGGGCATCGGCACTCTGGGCATTGTGGATTTCGATGTTGTGGACAACTCGAACCTACAACGCCAGGTGATTCATGGAACCTCCTGGGTGGGGAAACCGAAAATTGAATCAGCCAAGACTCGCATTCATGAGATTAACCCCGATTGTCAGGTCAACCTCTATGAAACTCGCCTCTCGTCGGAGAATGCCCTAGAGATTATTGAACCCTACGATATCGTGGTGGATGGAACGGATAACTTCCCCACCCGCTATCTGGTCAATGATGCTTGTGTGTTGCTCAATAAACCCAATGTCTATGGCTCGATTTTCCGCTTTGAGGGCCAGGCGACGGTGTTTAACTATGAGGGGGGCCCCAATTATCGAGACTTATATCCTGAACCTCCACCGCCGGGAATGGTTCCCTCTTGTGCCGAGGGAGGCGTTTTAGGGATTTTACCGGGAATGATTGGGGTGATTCAGGCCACGGAAACCCTGAAGATTATTCTTGGCCGTGGCACAACCCTAAGTGGACGTCTTCTACTGTATAATTCTTTAGAGATGTCGTTTCGTGAGTTGAAGTTACGACCGAACCCGGAACGCCCCAAAATTGACAAACTCATTGATTATGAGCAGTTTTGTGGCATTCCCCAAGCTAAAGCGGAGGAAAATAAACAAAAGATGGATCTTCAAGAAATGACGGTCTCGGAACTGAAAAGCCTCATGGATAGTGGTTCCGATGATTTTGTGTTGGTGGATGTTCGTAACCCCAATGAGTACGAAATCGGTAAAATTGACGGTTCAACCTTGGTTCCGTTGCCTGAGATTGAGGATGGGAAAGGGGTTGAGACGATTAAGTCGATGCTCGACGGCAAGCGTCTGATTGCTCATTGTAAACTCGGAGGCCGCTCGGCTAAGGCGTTATCCATTCTTAAGGAAGCGGGCATTGAGGGAATCAACCTCAAAGGTGGGATTGCTGCCTGGAGTGAGGAAATTGATGCCTCGGTGCCGAAATATTAA
- a CDS encoding Npun_R2479 family HD domain-containing metalloprotein gives MFNATQLLIDRFVPKLQENYHRTYGGLKSDYAEIIGWAGGMALENIANSDALYHNVEHTIFVTLVGQDILRGRHIREGGVSCEDWLHFTIALLCHDIGYVKGVCRKDDPTRRLYSTGIDDTMVHLVPGATDAALTPYHVDRGKLFIDERFGGHRLIDAELIRSSMELTRFPVPAGEDHQDTSNLPGLVRAADLIGQLSDPRYLQKISALFYEFEETGTNKALGYKTPGDLRNGYPKFYWHGVYPYIKDGLKYLEVTQEGKQIVANLFSNVFRVEHAAV, from the coding sequence ATGTTTAATGCCACCCAGTTACTCATCGACCGTTTTGTCCCCAAACTCCAGGAGAACTACCACCGCACCTATGGAGGGTTAAAGTCCGACTATGCCGAGATTATCGGCTGGGCGGGCGGTATGGCCCTTGAAAACATCGCCAATAGTGATGCCCTCTATCACAACGTGGAGCACACCATTTTTGTCACCCTCGTGGGACAGGATATCTTGCGAGGGCGACATATCCGCGAGGGAGGTGTCTCCTGTGAAGACTGGCTACACTTCACCATCGCCTTACTCTGTCATGACATTGGTTATGTCAAAGGGGTTTGTCGCAAAGATGACCCCACCCGGCGTTTATACTCAACGGGCATTGACGACACCATGGTTCATCTGGTTCCAGGGGCGACGGATGCGGCACTGACTCCCTATCATGTTGATCGCGGCAAGCTTTTTATTGATGAACGCTTTGGCGGTCATCGTCTCATTGATGCCGAACTCATCCGTAGCAGTATGGAACTGACGCGGTTTCCCGTTCCCGCTGGGGAAGATCATCAAGATACCTCCAACTTACCGGGATTAGTCCGGGCGGCGGATCTCATCGGACAACTCAGTGACCCCCGGTATCTACAAAAAATTAGTGCCCTCTTCTATGAATTTGAAGAAACAGGAACCAATAAGGCCCTAGGCTACAAAACCCCTGGAGATTTACGCAATGGCTATCCCAAGTTTTATTGGCATGGCGTGTATCCCTATATCAAAGATGGGCTGAAATACCTAGAAGTGACTCAAGAAGGGAAACAAATTGTCGCCAATCTCTTTAGTAATGTCTTTCGCGTTGAACATGCAGCGGTCTGA
- the rnc gene encoding ribonuclease III — protein MVPLHPRRQDALHQFILKLGLEPDPRINWDLLDIALTHPTISPTRNYERLEFIGDAAIRLASAEFLWESYPEAKVGDYAAIRSVLVSDRTLADIAESYGFQRYLLVGGSATGDKAGYRSRLADALEAVAAALYLSSHDTTLVRPWLDKPFRPLAEEVRQDPARQNYKAALQEWTQGHYRQLPDYRVVEQVTREHNSDRRFAAEVWLNDRCLGQGTGRSIKAAEQAAAREAFVALSQAENPQQSPVSQA, from the coding sequence ATGGTCCCTCTGCATCCCCGTCGTCAAGACGCTTTACATCAATTTATCCTCAAGTTGGGGTTAGAACCCGACCCCCGCATTAATTGGGATCTCTTGGATATCGCTTTAACCCATCCGACGATTTCCCCCACTCGCAACTATGAACGTTTGGAGTTCATCGGCGATGCGGCGATTCGTCTGGCCTCAGCCGAGTTTCTCTGGGAGAGTTACCCCGAGGCCAAGGTAGGAGACTATGCGGCCATTCGTTCAGTCCTGGTGAGCGATCGCACTCTGGCAGATATTGCCGAGTCTTATGGCTTTCAGCGTTACTTGTTAGTTGGAGGAAGTGCGACTGGGGATAAAGCTGGCTATCGTTCCCGGTTAGCGGATGCCTTAGAGGCGGTGGCAGCGGCCCTGTATCTGAGCAGCCATGATACGACCTTGGTGCGCCCTTGGTTGGATAAACCGTTTCGTCCCCTGGCGGAGGAAGTGCGTCAAGATCCGGCTCGGCAAAACTATAAGGCGGCGTTGCAAGAATGGACTCAAGGTCACTATCGGCAACTTCCAGACTATCGTGTGGTGGAACAGGTCACCCGAGAACATAATAGCGATCGCCGCTTCGCCGCTGAGGTTTGGCTCAATGACCGCTGTCTAGGCCAGGGAACGGGGCGATCGATTAAGGCGGCGGAACAGGCGGCGGCCCGAGAGGCTTTTGTGGCCTTATCTCAGGCTGAAAATCCCCAACAATCCCCCGTCTCCCAAGCGTAA
- a CDS encoding Gfo/Idh/MocA family protein: MTGIIIIGAGRWGNHLIRNILEHPKGDLLAVVDRDRQRLEAVNQRFNLKAAGVRLSEDWHDTQDLPAQGIIVATPATDHESTIREALERGYHVLAEKPLTLESDTAIALWELAQKQQRLLNIDHTYLFNPDVERGAEVLRQGRLGELRYGYAARTHLSPVRYDVDALWDLAIHDIAIFNHWLGEFPVQVQGTGKIWLQFQGDGASRHLFPDGLADLAWARLVYPSGVETTIHLCWANPDKQRRLAVVGSAGTLVFDELAATPLTLIQGQLTQDETGIWQPSAVTPEAIEVAPGEPLRRVCDRFLEGIETGQSCDRSSGWVGAQLVRVLESLSQSCREGGRLINLS, translated from the coding sequence ATGACAGGCATTATTATCATTGGCGCGGGTCGTTGGGGCAATCACCTGATTCGCAATATCTTAGAGCATCCGAAAGGGGATTTGCTGGCGGTGGTCGATCGCGATCGCCAACGGTTAGAGGCGGTCAATCAACGCTTTAACCTCAAAGCTGCTGGGGTGAGGTTGAGTGAAGATTGGCACGATACCCAGGACTTACCTGCTCAGGGAATCATTGTGGCCACCCCCGCCACAGACCATGAAAGCACCATCCGCGAGGCTCTTGAACGAGGCTATCATGTCTTGGCAGAGAAGCCTCTAACCTTGGAGTCCGACACGGCGATCGCCCTGTGGGAGTTGGCCCAAAAGCAGCAACGACTGCTCAATATTGACCATACCTATCTCTTCAATCCTGATGTGGAACGAGGGGCCGAGGTCTTGCGTCAAGGTCGTCTTGGGGAACTTCGCTATGGCTATGCGGCGCGCACTCATCTGAGTCCCGTTCGCTATGATGTCGATGCTCTCTGGGATTTAGCCATCCACGATATTGCGATTTTTAATCACTGGTTGGGAGAGTTTCCGGTTCAAGTCCAGGGAACGGGCAAAATTTGGCTGCAATTCCAAGGAGATGGAGCCTCGCGGCATCTGTTCCCCGATGGTTTGGCAGATTTGGCCTGGGCACGGTTAGTCTATCCCAGTGGGGTGGAGACCACCATTCATCTGTGTTGGGCGAACCCCGATAAACAACGACGTTTAGCGGTGGTTGGCAGTGCCGGAACTCTGGTGTTTGATGAATTGGCGGCGACTCCCTTAACCCTGATTCAGGGGCAACTGACCCAGGATGAGACAGGAATTTGGCAGCCCAGTGCCGTCACTCCAGAAGCCATTGAGGTGGCTCCTGGGGAACCCCTGCGACGGGTCTGCGATCGCTTCCTGGAGGGGATTGAAACTGGCCAAAGCTGCGATCGCTCCTCTGGTTGGGTGGGGGCGCAGTTGGTGCGGGTGTTGGAGAGCCTATCTCAGTCCTGTCGAGAGGGGGGTCGGCTAATAAATCTGTCTTAA